In the Dioscorea cayenensis subsp. rotundata cultivar TDr96_F1 chromosome 12, TDr96_F1_v2_PseudoChromosome.rev07_lg8_w22 25.fasta, whole genome shotgun sequence genome, one interval contains:
- the LOC120274037 gene encoding LOW QUALITY PROTEIN: phospholipid-transporting ATPase 1-like (The sequence of the model RefSeq protein was modified relative to this genomic sequence to represent the inferred CDS: deleted 1 base in 1 codon), translated as MHIGSSQTPLIPKTESKPESEPTSMPSSDSSDPTPTPDNSRLIFISDPDLTHRESNPSPNSIHTTKYSILTFIPRNLFEQFRRVAYIYFLLLALLNQIPQLTVFGRETAFVPLGVVLFATAVKDAYEDYCRHRSDKAENRRTASVFSLSSLSFVSVPWKHVRAGDIVRVVADEAIPCDLVLLSTSDSSSGAAYVQTLNLDGESNLKTRYALQETLDRGAESWVGDGRALAVIRCEMPNLNIYGFHATIEIDGRKIPLGPNNVVLRGCEIKNTRWIIGVAVYTGMETKVMLNNSGAPSKRSRLETRMNREILMLAGIMVVLCTVVATCTGVWLHQNRDNLDTLPFYRKRDFSGRTEKDYLYSGIGLEILFAFVKSIFSFQNFIPIALYISMEIARVMQSYMMTKDKNMYHEATDTKFQCRALNINEDLGQIKYVFSDKTGTLTENKMVFQCASIDGVDYSCAEEPVAGQVAPHPTVVDGQVWRPKMVVNTDPQLMHLLETGKGTEEWMHVYYFFIVLAACNTVVPQVSETSEQTVKLIEYQGESPDEQALVYAAAAYGFVLIERSSGHIVIDVLGERQRFTLLGLHEFDSDRKRMSVIVGCGDQTVKLFVKGADNAMLNVIDKTLDLHKIRETETHLHKYSSLGLRTLVIGIRELSTVEFEEWQLAYNNASALLSERAESLRAVALKIECSLHILGACGIEDKLQQGVPEAIESLRQAGIKVWVLTGDKQETAISIGYSCKLLTDDMTQIIINSDSKESCKSTLEDAISMCEKVIATSLETENMKGHMESQRVPVALIIDGPTLVFILETELEEELYKLATACDVVLCCRVAPLQKAGIVSLMKKRTTDMSLSIGDGANDVSMIQMADVGIGISGQEGRQAVMASDFSMGQFRFLVPLLLVHGHWNYQRMAYMILYNYYRNAVYVFMLYWYMFFSDVSLYNPINDANGLLYSAIYTALPTIIVGIYDQDLSSRTLLKYPKLYKAGLQDESYNFKLFCLCMADTIWQSLVLVFAPFFTYGRLLDNSTLGDVWILAVVVLVNVHLAMDIIRWNWTMHAIIWGLTILTFCCVIAIDTSPISPGYNAALHTLGSKTFWLLLLMIIALAFLPRFLVKTYSEYFRPSDIRIAREIEKFGNPNEVRSQVAENPSTDHRQ; from the exons ATGCATATCGGATCCTCCCAAACTCCTCTAATTCCCAAAACCGAATCCAAACCCGAATCCGAACCAACCTCAATGCCTTCCTCCGACTCCTCCGATCCAACTCCAACTCCAGACAACTCCCGGCTGATCTTCATATCGGATCCGGATCTAACTCACCGTGAATCCAACCCGTCTCCCAACTCCATCCACACTACTAAGTACTCAATCCTCACCTTCATCCCTCGCAACCTC TTCGAACAGTTCCGCCGTGTCGCCTATATATACTTCCTCCTCCTCGCTCTCCTCAACCAAATCCCTCAGCTCACCGTCTTCGGCCGCGAAACCGCCTTCGTTCCTCTCGGCGTCGTCCTCTTCGCCACCGCCGTGAAGGATGCTTACGAGGACTACTGCCGCCACCGCTCCGACAAAGCTGAGAACCGTCGCACCGCCTCTGTTTTCTCCCTTTCATCTCTCTCCTTTGTCTCTGTCCCTTGGAAGCATGTACGTGCCGGCGACATCGTCAGAGTCGTCGCCGATGAGGCGATTCCTTGTGATCTTGTCTTGTTGTCTACTAGTGATAGTTCCTCCGGTGCTGCTTACGTGCAGACGTTGAATCTTGATGGTGAGTCTAATCTCAAAACTCGGTATGCTCTTCAGGAAACCCTAGATAGGGGTGCTGAATCTTGGGTTGGGGATGGCCGGGCGCTTGCTGTTATCCGCTGTGAGATGCCGAATCTCAACATTTATGGTTTCCATGCTACTATTGAGATCGATGGCCGGAAAATCCCTCTTGGTCCTAACAATGTTGTGCTGCGTGGGTGTGAGATTAAGAACACCCGGTGGATCATCGGCGTTGCGGTTTATACTGGGATGGAGACGAAGGTCATGCTTAATAACTCTGGCGCTCCGTCGAAGCGGAGCCGGCTTGAGACCCGGATGAATCGCGAGATCCTCATGCTCGCTGGGATTATGGTCGTGCTTTGCACTGTCGTCGCTACCTGCACCGGCGTTTGGCTTCATCAGAACCGTGATAACCTTGATACCCTGCCGTTTTATCGGAAGAGGGATTTCTCCGGGAGAACGGAGAAGGACTATCTCTATAGTGGGATTGGGCTGGAGATACTCTTTGCCTTCGTGAAATCCATTTTCTCGTTCCAGAACTTCATTCCGATCGCGCTCTACATATCCATGGAGATTGCGAGGGTCATGCAGTCGTATATGATGACCAAGGACAAGAATATGTACCATGAGGCCACTGATACTAAGTTCCAATGTAGAGCTCTCAACATCAATGAGGATCTTGGCCAGATCAAGTATGTGTTTTCCGATAAAACCGGGACGCTCACGGAGAATAAGATGGTGTTCCAGTGTGCTAGTATTGATGGAGTGGATTACAGCTGCGCCGAGGAGCCTGTGGCCGGCCAAGTCGCTCCCCACCCCACAGTAG TTGATGGTCAGGTGTGGAGACCGAAGATGGTGGTCAATACTGATCCCCAGTTGATGCACTTGTTGGAAACTGGGAAGGGGACGGAGGAGTGGATGCATGTGTACtatttcttcattgttttggcGGCTTGTAACACTGTTGTGCCCCAGGTGTCTGAGACTTCAGAGCAGACTGTGAAGCTGATAGAGTATCAGGGAGAGTCCCCTGATGAGCAGGCTCTGGTTTACGCTGCGGCTGCTTATGGTTTTGTGCTTATAGAAAGGTCCTCAGGGCACATAGTCATCGATGTTCTTGGGGAGAGGCAGAG GTTCACACTTTTGGGGCTTCATGAATTTGATAGTGATCGCAAGAGGATGTCAGTTATAGTTGGCTGTGGTGATCAGACAGTAAAGTTATTTGTGAAAGGTGCTGATAATGCAATGCTAAATGTTATTGATAAGACATTGGATTTGCACAAAATTCGCGAAACTGAGACTCATCTTCACAAGTATTCATCTTTGGGTCTACGGACATTGGTTATTGGTATCAGAGAGCTAAGTACAGTTGAGTTTGAGGAGTGGCAGCTTGCTTATAATAATGCAAGTGCTTTGTTATCTGAGAGAGCAGAGTCACTTCGAGCTGTTGCGCTCAAAATTGAATGCAGCCTCCACATATTAGGGGCATGTGGTATTGAAGATAAGCTACAGCAAGGTGTGCCTGAAGCTATAGAATCTCTGAGGCAGGCAGGGATTAAGGTCTGGGTTCTGACAGGGGACAAACAAGAAACTGCAATCTCCATTGGTTATTCTTGTAAGCTTCTGACAGATGATATGACTCAGATTATCATAAACAGTGATTCTAAGGAATCATGTAAGAGTACTCTTGAGGATGCAATTTCTATGTGTGAGAAAGTCATTGCAACATCCCTGGAAACAGAAAATATGAAAGGGCACATGGAATCTCAAAGGGTTCCTGTAGCACTCATAATTGATGGTCCCACATTGGTCTTCATTCTTGAAACCGAATTGGAAGAAGAG CTGTACAAGTTGGCTACAGCATGTGATGTTGTTTTGTGTTGCCGAGTAGCTCCACTGCAAAAGGCTGGAATCGTCTCACTTATGAAGAAAAGAACCACTGACATGTCTCTTTCTATTGGGGATG GTGCCAATGATGTCTCAATGATTCAAATGGCGGATGTTGGGATTGGCATCAGTGGTCAGGAGGGACGACAAGCTGTTATGGCCTCGGATTTTTCCATGGGGCAGTTTAGGTTTTTGGTGCCCCTCCTACTGGTCCATGGCCACTGGAATTACCAGCGTATGGCATACATGATTTTATACAACTATTACAGGAATGCTGTTTATGTGTTCATGCTTTACTG GTATATGTTCTTCTCAGATGTCAGTTTGTACAATCCAATTAATGATGCCAATGGGCTACTATATTCCGCAATATACACTGCTCTTCCAACCATTATAGTTGGAATTTACGATCAAGACTTAAGTTCAAGGACTTTACTGAAGTACCCGAAACTCTACAAAGCTGGATTGCAAGACGAAAGCTACAACTTCAAGTTGTTTTGTCTATGCATGGCGGATACCATTTGGCAAAGTCTAGTTCTTGTGTTTGCCCCTTTCTTTACTTACGGACGTCTCTTAGATAATTCCACCTTAGGAGACGTATGGATCCTTGCAGTCGTTGTACTGGTTAACGTTCATCTGGCCATGGACATCATCCGGTGGAATTGGACCATGCATGCAATCATCTGGGGCTTAACAATTCTGACTTTCTGTTGTGTTATAGCTATTGACACCTCACCAATTTCGCCGGGCTACAA TGCTGCACTGCATACGCTGGGATCCAAAACATTCTGGCTTCTACTACTAATGATCATTGCATTGGCATTCCTTCCTCGCTTCCTGGTCAAGACATACAGTGAGTATTTCCGACCTAGTGATATTCGCATAGCCAGAGAAATTGAAAAATTCGGAAACCCAAATGAAGTAAGATCACAAGTCGCCGAGAATCCTTCAACTGATCACCGTCAATGA
- the LOC120274160 gene encoding SUN domain-containing protein 1-like, producing MGGGTNRAEYNGHSPFASLDYESQVSNLESSVKKMTAMLQVQLEVLDKKIENGIGLVKRDLKKEIEERAVLIENELKELEGRTNSLGRSLGELKEMGLLSKEEFERFWNELKKSRNFDGSGNDVSLDEVRVLAKAIVEKEIERHAADGIGRPDYALASGGARIVGHSEPGFFGRPSSWLRVWGRNHIHQNAKKMLEPSFGEPGQCFALKGSTGFVDIKLRTAVFIEAITLEHVSESVSHDRSAAPKKGRVYGWIQSEVTGEINKAQSMVQQLLDFEYDLEKNNVQTFDIDPHTMIVVDTVRLEVTSNHGNSNQTCIYRLRVHGFEADPVNKVLALH from the exons ATGGGTGGTGGGACTAATAGAGCTGAATATAATGGCCATTCTCCATTTGCTTCATTGGATTATGAGAGCCAGGTTTCTAACCTTGAGTCTTCTGTAAAGAAGATGACAGCGATGTTGCAGGTCCAGTTAGAAGTTCTGgataagaaaattgaaaatggtATTGGGCTTGTGAAGAGGGACTTGAAAAAGGAAATTGAGGAGAGGGCTGTTCTTATTGAGAATGAGTTGAAGGAGCTGGAAGGTAGAACCAACAGTTTGGGCAGGTCATTAGGTGAGCTGAAAGAAATGGGACTTCTGTCGAAGGAAGAATTTGAGAGGTTTTGGAATGAGTTGAAAAAGAGTAGAAATTTTGATGGTAGTGGTAATGATGTCAGTTTGGATGAAGTAAGGGTTTTAGCAAAGGCTATTGTTGAAAAAGAGATTGAGAGGCATGCTGCTGATGGGATAGGAAGGCCTGATTATGCTTTAGCTTCTGGTGGTGCTAGGATTGTTGGACATTCAGAACCTGGTTTTTTTGGAAGACCTTCCAGTTGGCTTAGAGTCTGGGGTAGGAATCATATTCATCAGAATGCCAAGAAAATGTTGGAGCCAAGTTTTGGAGAGCCTGGCCAGTGTTTTGCATTGAAAGGAAGCACTGGATTTGTAGACATCAAACTCAGAACTGCGGTTTTTATTGAGGCAATCACATTAGAGCATGTCTCTGAG AGTGTTTCTCATGACAGATCTGCTGCCCCGAAGAAAGGTCGGGTGTATGGATGGATTCAATCAGAGGTCACTGGCGAGATCAACAAAGCTCAGTCAATGGTGCAGCAGCTTTTAGATTTCGAATATGATCTTGAGAAGAACAATGTGCAAACATTCGACATTGATCCTCATACTATGATTGTTGTTGACACTGTTCGGTTGGAGGTCACCTCCAACCATGGAAACTCAAATCAGACATGCATCTATCGGCTCAGAGTGCACGGTTTTGAGGCCGATCCTGTCAACAAGGTGCTTGCATTACACTGA